The Thermotoga sp. genome window below encodes:
- the queA gene encoding tRNA preQ1(34) S-adenosylmethionine ribosyltransferase-isomerase QueA: MKVSEFDYELPSELIAQEPAEPRDSSRLMVLYRETKRIVHRIFREIVEYLEPGDLLVLNVSRVIPARLYARKKTGARIEILLLDRLKEGVWRCLVKPGQKVKKGTELLVDEELSATCLERGEDGTRILEFQPKNDRFILEKGKPPLPPYIKKEVPLDRYQTVYAREDGSVAAPTAGLHFTQELIERLKEKGVEFAEVVLHVGIGTFRPVKVEEVEKHRMHEEYYRVPKETVKKIRETKKRGKKVVAVGTTTVRTLETIARLPEQEEYAGKTDLFIYPPFEFRMVDALITNFHLPRSTLLMLVAAFAGKDFIMEAYREAVRKRYRFFSFGDAMLIL, from the coding sequence GTGAAGGTCTCGGAGTTCGACTACGAACTTCCATCGGAGCTCATCGCACAGGAGCCGGCAGAACCACGTGACTCCTCACGCCTCATGGTTCTTTACAGAGAAACGAAAAGGATAGTGCACCGGATATTCCGTGAAATAGTGGAATATCTGGAGCCTGGTGACCTTCTTGTTCTGAATGTTTCAAGGGTGATTCCTGCGCGCCTCTACGCGAGAAAGAAAACAGGTGCGCGCATAGAAATACTCCTTCTTGATCGACTGAAAGAAGGTGTCTGGCGATGTCTTGTGAAGCCCGGCCAGAAAGTGAAAAAAGGAACCGAATTGCTGGTGGACGAGGAACTATCAGCAACCTGTCTTGAAAGAGGCGAAGATGGAACAAGAATCCTGGAGTTTCAACCAAAAAACGACAGATTCATTCTCGAAAAAGGAAAACCCCCGCTTCCCCCCTACATAAAGAAGGAAGTTCCACTGGACAGATATCAAACTGTCTACGCGAGAGAAGATGGATCCGTTGCGGCACCGACCGCTGGCCTTCACTTCACACAGGAGTTGATTGAAAGGCTGAAAGAAAAGGGAGTTGAGTTTGCAGAGGTTGTTCTTCACGTTGGAATAGGAACCTTCAGACCTGTGAAGGTAGAAGAAGTGGAAAAACACAGAATGCACGAAGAATACTACCGGGTGCCAAAAGAAACCGTCAAGAAGATTAGGGAAACGAAGAAAAGAGGGAAAAAAGTTGTGGCGGTTGGAACCACGACCGTGAGGACTCTGGAGACGATAGCTCGACTTCCTGAGCAGGAGGAATACGCAGGAAAGACGGATCTTTTCATATACCCACCTTTCGAATTCAGGATGGTCGATGCACTGATCACGAACTTTCATCTTCCTCGCTCAACCCTTCTCATGCTGGTTGCGGCGTTCGCTGGAAAAGACTTCATCATGGAAGCCTACAGGGAAGCGGTGAGAAAGAGATACAGATTCTTCTCTTTCGGCGATGCGATGCTGATTTTGTAG
- the ruvC gene encoding crossover junction endodeoxyribonuclease RuvC, with product MRILGVDPGYGIVGIGVIEISGNRISHVFHGVIETSKDLPRGKRLKQIYEEFVRILDTFSPDECALEKLFFVKNVTTAIGVGEARGVIFLALEEKNVPVFEYAPNEVKISLTGYGKASKKQIQENVKRFLGLSKLPQPDDAADALAIAWCHALQSRMRRVTHGKD from the coding sequence TTGAGAATCCTCGGTGTTGATCCCGGATATGGAATAGTCGGAATAGGTGTCATCGAGATCTCTGGAAACAGAATATCCCATGTCTTTCATGGGGTGATAGAAACTTCCAAAGATCTTCCCCGTGGGAAGAGATTGAAGCAAATATACGAAGAGTTTGTAAGGATCCTGGACACGTTCTCTCCCGATGAGTGTGCTTTGGAAAAGCTGTTCTTCGTCAAAAACGTTACCACGGCTATAGGTGTTGGAGAAGCGCGTGGGGTGATTTTCCTCGCTCTGGAGGAAAAGAACGTTCCCGTCTTCGAGTACGCCCCGAATGAGGTGAAAATTTCTCTGACGGGGTATGGAAAAGCGAGCAAAAAGCAGATCCAGGAGAACGTAAAGCGCTTTCTTGGACTTTCAAAACTTCCCCAACCCGATGATGCTGCAGATGCCCTTGCCATTGCATGGTGTCACGCCCTTCAGAGCAGAATGAGGAGGGTAACACATGGGAAAGATTGA
- the lnt gene encoding apolipoprotein N-acyltransferase, translating into MASFLLSVLSGILTSLSMPGFLSGALIWFSMVPLFFAMERGGIWKKAFLSFFYFFTHVLITFFWVLPTLTENLPLVFGRYPSWLGVVVFFLMGVIEAAPFFGFGFFSHFAPRGTFLRPLYLASIYTIFEYIRGIGELGFTGGRISDALFRHLGLIQVISITGTLGLVFLIVFLNALFYELLKRRKTSVIFTVITFLYIFNATIVHLLPLPESGTFEIVALQPSISPSLKYSTSSREMLKLLEEMLKGREGQVVITPEAFFLEDVRYSPVSSNLREISKKNTIIIGFPAGEKNSVFLLENGTFKRVYSKVKLFPFVETLPYPKVFGIFSFLRGLSYYEPGEEFSVFSVNGSPTFSIGICFESYFPEVSRKFVKNGSEFLVTVTNDGWFHYRVALLNHFVQGVFRAVETRRQFLQVANTGITGLIDEYGRILRVLPMEKKSLGLFRVKPRKEETFYVRFGDWFFYLSILLGGLTWILAKL; encoded by the coding sequence TTGGCTAGCTTTCTCCTCAGTGTTCTGTCGGGCATTCTTACTTCTCTGTCGATGCCCGGGTTCCTATCCGGAGCTTTGATCTGGTTTTCCATGGTACCTCTTTTCTTCGCTATGGAGCGGGGGGGAATCTGGAAAAAAGCGTTCCTTTCCTTTTTTTACTTCTTCACACATGTTCTGATCACTTTCTTTTGGGTTCTTCCAACCCTGACGGAAAATCTTCCCCTTGTTTTTGGAAGGTACCCGTCGTGGCTTGGTGTTGTGGTGTTTTTCTTGATGGGCGTCATAGAAGCTGCTCCGTTTTTCGGTTTCGGGTTCTTTTCTCACTTTGCACCACGTGGAACTTTCTTGAGACCGCTATATCTTGCATCCATCTACACGATCTTTGAATACATTCGCGGGATCGGTGAACTGGGGTTCACGGGGGGGAGGATCTCCGATGCTCTGTTCAGGCACCTTGGTCTTATCCAGGTTATCTCCATCACGGGGACGTTGGGGCTTGTTTTTCTGATAGTCTTTCTGAACGCCCTTTTCTACGAGCTGTTAAAGAGAAGAAAAACATCCGTCATTTTCACGGTGATCACTTTCCTGTACATTTTTAACGCCACGATAGTGCATCTTCTTCCGCTTCCGGAGAGCGGAACGTTCGAAATAGTGGCTCTTCAACCCAGCATTTCCCCTTCTTTGAAATACTCCACATCAAGCAGGGAAATGCTGAAGCTTCTTGAAGAGATGTTGAAAGGAAGAGAAGGTCAGGTTGTGATTACCCCCGAGGCGTTCTTCCTGGAAGACGTCAGATACTCGCCCGTTTCGAGCAACTTGAGAGAGATTTCGAAGAAAAACACGATCATCATTGGTTTTCCAGCCGGTGAAAAAAACAGTGTTTTCTTACTGGAGAACGGAACGTTCAAAAGAGTGTACTCGAAGGTGAAACTCTTTCCGTTCGTGGAGACGCTCCCGTATCCGAAAGTCTTTGGAATTTTCAGCTTTTTGAGAGGACTTTCCTATTATGAACCTGGTGAAGAATTTTCTGTCTTCAGCGTAAATGGGAGTCCCACGTTTTCCATCGGGATCTGTTTTGAGAGTTATTTTCCGGAGGTGTCACGCAAATTTGTAAAGAACGGCAGCGAGTTCCTTGTGACCGTAACGAACGACGGCTGGTTTCATTACAGGGTGGCACTGTTGAACCACTTTGTTCAGGGAGTCTTCAGGGCTGTCGAAACGAGAAGACAATTCCTTCAAGTTGCAAACACGGGCATTACTGGATTGATAGATGAGTACGGTAGAATCCTCAGAGTGCTTCCGATGGAAAAAAAGTCTCTGGGACTCTTTCGTGTAAAGCCGAGGAAAGAAGAGACTTTCTACGTGAGATTCGGAGATTGGTTCTTCTACCTCTCGATTCTCCTTGGAGGACTCACCTGGATACTGGCAAAGCTGTGA